The following DNA comes from Mastomys coucha isolate ucsf_1 unplaced genomic scaffold, UCSF_Mcou_1 pScaffold11, whole genome shotgun sequence.
TTGATGTGTAAAGGTTTGGCAAAATGGAATCTCAACTAGGAGTGTAGCTGGAACAGAGACTTGGGGCTCTATGGGTGGCAGGTGAGAGAATTTTTTTCAGCAAGGTCTTTCCAAGACCCCATTCAAGCAGGGTGGAAGGGAGTGAGGTGGGGCAAAGACACATTTCATGGCTTCCACTGTGGGTGATAATATGGATGCTCTGCACTACTTAATTGTTTTGCCGTCGTCGAGTTCCCTGCTTTCCTGACGAGGAGACTGGGGTCTGAGTTGTTTCTGCAGCTTTCCTGCTCTAGTCCCTCTGCAGGGTGAAGGTAGAGGCCACTTACTTTTTCTTATAGCCCTCCAGTGCATCCTGGAGGCTGCAGAGCTCAGCCTCCAGTCTGCCATGGTCCCCGGACACACAGTCCAGCTGTCGCCGCAGGGCACAGATGTAGCCCTCGAAGAGTGGCTCCATGTTGCTCTGGCAACTTCTCTGCTGCTGCATAAAGTTCCACTTGGTCTCCAGCAGCTTGTTTTTCTGCTCCAGGAACCGAACCTGCCCCGAGAATGGGTGTCACCATGTAGAAAGGACCCAGAGACCATCACCAGATCTCAGCAGAAACTAACCCCAGAGGGATATATCTTTGTGTATTCTTGGTCTTAGGGACCTTAAAGGACTTTCATCTTCCCTCTCAGTGGTCCATGGCAGAAAGACTGCTGTCCCAAATGCTTGGGGCAATCCACATGCAGCTCTCTGGCTGGCCACTTGGAAGCCCCATGACCTGGACCATGCCTCCTTCCCTTGTGAGCCTCTCCTTGCCATAAGCACACCCACATATGAATGCCCGGGTCCAAGGGCACAGGTCAGGTCAGGTCAGGTCAAGGGTTGTGCCCTAGCTCTGCtgactcttcctgtctctgttgctCCTCTTTCTGTGGCAGCATCTGAAGGAAGTGGACTCCCAGTGATATAGGCAAGCTGTGGTCCACCTCTTGCATTCTTGTGGGTTGGACTCATGATTGGAAGCAGCTGCATGAGTTGATCTGGTCACCTGTGCGCCACACAGGGCACAGTCTGGATCTTTGCTATGGGGTTCCCACAGAGGGCCTCTTAAGAGAGCTGCAGAAGGGATTTTCCTCTAACTGATCAACAGCTATACCAGCAGCCTTATAGAAGAAGCTCATGGCTGAGGCTCCCCTCGTGGGATGTTTATAGCCAGAACAtaacagattttaaaagcaaaatagtgTTGATGGACCGGgtcctttcatgtgtgtgtgtgtgtgtgtatgtgtgtatatacatgtgccatggcacacatgtggaagtcagaggacaacttgggggagCCAGTTCTCCCCTTCCAGCACGTGGCCTCTGGGGATctagctcaggttgtcaggcttgacaggAACTGACTTTACCCTTTGATCCATGTTGCTAGCCTGTGTTTTGGGGCCTGGGGGTTTGATACTGGGTCTTATGTATTTCAGGCTGCCTTACACTTACTATGTAGCttgggatggccttgaactctgatcctttTGCTTTTACTTCCCACGTGTTACAGGCCTATATAACCATGGCTTGGCATCATGGGCACATTTGTATAGATCACCTCCTTTCAGTATCCCACGGTATCATCTGTCCATCCCCAAACCAGACAGCAAAGTCCCCAAGGCTGAGCTGTGAGCAGCTTCCATAGAGATTCAGGGTAAGAGGCGTGGGCTCTACCAGGACTCAGGGCTTCTGACTTCTGGCTCAGGGCTGTTTGCCCCAATCCTTGGAGTTTCCAAAACAACAGCCTAGTGCTTGGCATAGATTCTGAGTCTCTAGGGTGTGGGAGAAACCCAGGGGAATTAGAGATGACAGGCCAGCTCACTGCTACTTAAAGGTAGCATGTCACTCTGCTTGTAGCTTCCCAAAGCTTTGGTTTGGGGGCTGCCAAGTGCAAGACTTGGATAACAACCACCTTGTGTTTTGAACTCTGCTCCCTTTTGCCTCACCCCAGTCTTAAACAGATGGAAAATCTGGGGCTCATGGTATTTATGTTCTCTGCCTTCAGGCCTAAGAGTCTTATAACAGCCCATGTGAGGCAGTTTTATTCCTCACGCAGAAGGTCCTTAGCTTCTGAGCCTTGGCCGTCCCTTTCATATAACTTTGGAAGTCTCTCTGATGGTCTGCTCTCTGATAACCTTGATGATTTGTCAGATGACATGATGAGAAAGGTCATGTTCTTAAAAGATGAAGAGTGTGGAAAGGCTTGGGTTGGGCGTGGCTATGTGCACCCATAATCCAAGTACTGGGACAGAGGCTGGAGGAGTGCTGCAAGTTTCAAGCTAGTCTGGACTGAGAAGCAGGAATTTTCAAATGGTCAGAGAATGCTCAAGAGGCCCATGGACAAATGCCTTTTCCTGTGCCCCAGACAGAACACATATGGGATGCTCTCTGAGGCAGCTCTCCCCCACCTCACCCTCACTGCCCCTACCTTGTTGATGAAGGATGCGAATCGGTTATTCAGACACTTGATCTGCTCCTTCTCATCTCTCTTCACCCTTTGCACCGTCGGGTcaatctccagctccagggggactAGCAGACTCTCATTGATAGTGACAGGGGTGATGCAGGTGGGAGATCCGCAGGTGGCTCCTGCTCGGTACCCGAAGCCTGGCATGCCGCATCTGGAGGCCACACGGGGCTTCCCAAAGCCCACGTTGCATAGGCTTCGAGAGCCAAGGCAACCCAGGGCTCGGAGGCCCCCGCCAGCCCCGGACCGACAGGACCCCTTGCTCACTTCATAGTGGGTGACCATCCGGGGCGTGATGGCCGAGCATGAGCTGAAACTCCGGTTGCCACATCTGGAGCTCAACTGGAAATTTCTGCAAGACatggcttgggaggcagaggtggatccctggagaggaaggagaatggggaCGGGACTGACCGAATCGTGGCTCAGCTTTTCCCCTTTTATTTGGTGGGGGCTGGGGAACTGGACTGGTTCAAACCCCTAATCACTACTAAATCAGGTTTATGAGCTTGGGGTATTGGCAGCTGCTAGGTATAGGGTGCAAATTAGGGTAGCAAAGAGCAAGAAGGAGCCAGTGGTCAATGCTGGGAGGGGGGTTGTCCTATAAAAGTCCATTTGTCCTCCTTCCTTGTTTATGGAAATGATGAAAGGGGCCAACCATGCACTTACGGATGTTGTATCCAGTGGCTTAGCCTCCAGGGAGAAGAGAGTGGGACTTTGGGTTGCTCATCGAAGGGGACTTCCCTGAGATGGAGGCAGGGCAGAGCCTTTTAAAGACTTTGTTTACAAGAGGGTTTTATCAGCATCTTCCTATAGATACTTCACTACCTCATGGGCTTAGATATACCCATGGAGGAAGAAGCTCCCCATGGTTTACCACATCTTGTCCCTGCATTGGAAGTCCCCATGCTCCTGCACAGCTGGGTCATAGGGTCCTCCAGGCACAGATGCTGGATCCACAGCACTCAACAAGACAGTACCCTACTtgggaagggagacagagcatgaggagaagggaggggaggggaaaagaagtgaggagaggagaggagaggacaggagaggacaggaggggaggggaaaagaagtgaggagaagagaggagaggagaggagaagagaggagaggagaggagaggagagaaaacccTCTCCTACACTCTGTGCCCCTGCCAAGCATGACAATGTGAAGTCTGCCCTTTCAtcagccccccaaccccctgctccagtctggggtgggggtgcttGTGGAGGAGATTATTGTCCTTGGGAATGTTCCAGATGGatccaagctttttttttttttttttttttNNNNNNNNNNNNNNNNNNNNNNNNNNNNNNTTTAGCATGAGATGCTCAAAGCTCCCTTGACCTTTTACTCTCCTTTCTACCCATCTGATAGGCCAAAAGGCTTTCCCTTTTTTACTTAGATTGCATCTAGGTCATACACCCATAGTATGGAAGTGTTGATTAGGGGTTTTACTACAATCCAAGACCATCCTGGGCCCTTTCTATCTATAATCTCATAAAGTAAGACGTCTGATATGGGGCTGGTGGTGACAAGGTTGGCTTTGGACCCTGTTCTGTCTGCCCTCATGTGTTTTCTAGTTTCAGAGGAAGAAGCCTGGGTTCAGAGCCTGGGTCCCTTGTCCTGCCACCTATACATCAGCAGACTGGAATGTAAAACTGTCTTGGGCCTTGGGAATTCTTGTCTAATTGGGCCATTTCATGATGTCCACTTAGCTTTGGGTTTGAGAGTGAAGGGTGTAATTAGAGGTCAGGTGATGGTTGGGAGGTAGATGGTGTAGTGGGCTGCAGTGTTAGGAGGTGGAGCTGGGAGTAATAGGGCCCAGGAAGCGGTGTGAAGAATAGTGGTAATGCTGCAGGGAGGATGGGTAGTGGGCCGAGCCATGTGGATGCCACAAAGCCAccaccctcctccctctgtctccaggaTGGATGTGGGTCTCAGGAACCCCAGGCTCAGGGCAGAGGGTAGCGTCCTTCACTGCACTTTTGGGATTGTCTATTCCCAGAGTTCACAGTTCTGAGGTTCCCGCTGGATATGAGACACAACACACTCAGTGACGACCATGGGCGCTCAGTGACGTTTTATTGCAGCAGTTTAGGAAATAGGCGTGCGTATGTAAAAGGAGTGGACAGCTCAGGAGGTTTGGCTGCTACTCCGAAGCCATTAACTTTCTTTTCACAGGGTACAGCGGCAGACAGACCAACTGCCTTTGGGAAGTACTTTGGTCTTGAACTCGTAGCGGGTATTTGAGGACTCACAACCCTTCAGACTAAACCACTGTGAAGACCAGGTTCCAAAAACCCTGTGTGCAATTCCTTCCTATAATCTCACACTCCCTCTGAGCAGCCAGGAGTGTTCCTGTAGCAAGAGCAAGCAGGGaagatctgcctttctcttccagcTCCCCCACTGGCTCTGCCCTAAGGGACTAGAGAGTCTTTTAGCCAGGATAAGGAATGCATGGTCCTCACAGCTCAGAGTCACTCGGGACCTGGGAATCAAAGAAAGATGACTTTGGGCCACCAAGGTCAAGTTTAAAGTTCCCATGAAGAAGACTAAGAGCCTCTCGTGGTTGCGGGGTCCTAGCGGGTTGAGAAGGACTTTCTGCACCCCGCTTCTGCTTAACCGGAAAGGTGCAGCCTAGAGCAGTTGAGTCTGTGTGGGTAAGGGAGGACTTAGATCAAGAATGGGTGGGGCATCTCTGTGGAGACCTgcctggaggcagaaggaagataACCTTAAAACTCACAGGCCACTTGGTATCCGTGTCTCTTGCTGGGGACTGCGGGCATGGGCTAAGCATCAGGCTAGGGAATTAGGGGCCCGGGGACAGTGCCGAGGCAAGCGGTACTTTAGCTTCTGTAACTCTTCTTGGTGGATGATGTCTTGGAGACAATTCTCATGCTTGAGCTGCTACCGCTCACACTGCGACCGCTGGTGGAGCTAAAACCTCCGCTGCCTCCGCCCCCGTAGCAGAGGCCACTCCCACTGTAGCCGCCTCCGCTATAGCCCCCGCCACTCACACACAGGCCACCACCTCCACTGTAGCCTGTGCCTCCGGAGGAAGAGACCACAGCTGAAAGAAGAAGGCACGGCTGTCATTGGCAACTGTCAGACATCCCTCCCTTGCTCCTGCTTTGCAGGCTAGCTCTCAAGCACAGTGCTTTGCTCCAGGCAGCTCTCTCCCCAGGGAACCTGGGAGGACAGACAGCTAACTGCCTCCTAAAGCAGCAAGAGGTAGGGTGAACCTGACTTCAGGTCTCCTTGCCCAGTGTGAACATCCATACGGAGCTCTGTGACTTCCAAAGCGTTCACAgctgtgatgtgatgtgatgtgatgggatgggatgggatgggatgggatgggatgggatgggatgtaCAGGTCCCTCAAAGTAATATCATTATGGTAGGGACCCCCCCATTTACAGACAAAGATATAGAGGTGCAAAGAGATCAAGTAGCATGCACAAGGTCACCTCTGCCTGAGTCCAGGTCTTAGGCTCCTGGCTATGTTGTACCTTTCTCTATTGGGGCTCTACACGGAATGGAACATAGGGTTCAAATTTGTGTGGGGATTTTTAGGCTCCCATATCAGGACAGATCCAATGGCCACCTAGATCTCCCTGACAACTATTAGAATCTCAGCTTCATTACTAGATATGTTAATGTCTGCCCTACTACTTCATCTATAGTGAGCTCAGTTCTGTATAGGGTCAGCGTCCTAGCCTGTCAACTACTTGAAGCAGTGGTCACCCCTCCCTCTGGGAGGCTGTTCCTCCTGTGCGGCTCCTGATCTGTTCTCTAGTGGGCCACAGGCTCTGGCTTCTGTTCTCTGACCCAGAAGAGGCCCAGGGACTCTCATCTCCAGGACTAGGACTCAGTGCTGCCATACCTCCTAAGGCACCAAGAGATCATTCTTTCCGGTCTCCTCTTGGATGCTCTGGCCATGTTGAGATGTTTGTTTTACTTGCTCAGCTAATTTGCTTCAGTTCTATGTAAGCAGGTATGTACATGATACAGGTCTGTAAGTGGCTTCATATTTCTGCCAGAATAGCTGAAAGCTAGGGACCCTGGCTGCATGAGGAATCCTGTCCTGTTCAGGATCCTTGGAGGCTAGGCTGGACATGTGACCACATCACTGTCTCTCAGGGATAAGACATCCCCTGTAGTGTCTAAGGACACTTTCCCAGAATAAGAAAAAGACCTTGGACTTTTCCCCCAGAGACAGGGAATGCGCAATGCTCTGGACACTAGTGAGGAAGGAAAccaaaggaaggaggagagggggctTAATGACACAATCACCCTAGCCGTTCATTTGAAATCTCAGAGATGCTAGGAACTCCCTCCCATttgcttctcctccccctccactcttctctcttcccaaaaCATTTACTCACAGATGTTCACAGCACCAACACCTTCTCCAGTGAGcctgcagcagatggaaagaGAAGGCATGTCATTGCAGAGGGCTTAGAGAGCTCTGGGTCCCTAGCATATGATCTCATCAGTGCTGAGCACATGATGGGTGCCAAGCCCTGTTTAACAAGCTTGACATTTATCTCATGAGCTCTAGAAGCTAACAAAAATACAGAAGGGGCAACCTACAGGAGGGATCAAGTCAAGATacagatagaaacagaaactgagaCTCCATGCCAACGAGGCAGAATGGAGTCAAGTGCAAGACACGTCTGGGCAATTTACTGTTCCTGAGATAGAGGCCGATGGCACTTGTGAGTGTTATAAGGCCCAAGTCATAGGGCCTTCCAGGAGACTGTGGTGGCCTTTGCCCAGGCCCAGAAGCACCCGGAGGAGGAAACAGCTAATTTTCCTCCTAATCTcaacagaacaaacagaaagcagCTTTGGCACCTGACCTCAGCCTTTCTGTGTAAGGGCATTGTAGTGAGTAGCTCATGTGGTCTCTGCAGCATACTGTCCTGTTCTGGTAGCGTCTGTCTGCACCTTGACGGGGGCCCACCTGCACTCCTCGCCCTCCAGCAGCTTGCGGTAAGTGGCAATCTCTATGTCCAGCGCCAGCTTGACATTCATGAGCTCCTGGTACTCTCGAAGCTGACGGGCCATGTCCTGCTTGGCCTTCTGCAGGGCATCCTCCAGCTCGGCCAGTTTGTTCTTGGCATCTTTGAGAGCCAGCTCTCCACGCTGCTCGGCATCGGCAATGGAAGCCTGGAGTGTGGCACACTGCTCACAGGAGAAAGGAGGAGTCTGTGATACTGTTCATGGATCCTGTGTGAGTTAGATTAACTTCCCTGGAATATGTTAATGCAATGGAAGTCAGAGTATTGTGTTGGAAAATACGACTGTTCTCAGTCCCCAAGAGTAATGTAGAGTTATCTGGATGAGAAAATGGCTTCCTGTGGTCTTTCTCTGGGCAGAGGGTAAGTACATAACCAAGACATGATTGACCATGTAGCCATGGTTAGAGGAAAGGCCTGTCCCACTGTGTATCCCTAGCCCTAAGAGGCCCTCATTCAAGAGATTTCCATCTGCACCCATTGCATTCAGCCCATGTACTTGATAgctttatgccaacttgacaaaaagtagagttatctgaaaggaaggaacgtcaatgcctccataagatcaggctgtaggggattttcttaattagtgattgatgggggagagcccaaacccattgtgggtgatgccattcctgggctggtagtcctgggttctataagaaagcaggctgaggcaagcagttaagcagcatgcctccatggcctccggcatcagctcctgctccaggtccctgccttgcttgggttcctgccctgactttctttgataATCAGCTTTGATGTGGGAGCTGACTTCccctgagttgctttggtcatggtgcttcatcatgGCAACAGCATCCTTAACTAAGACAGCCCAGATCCAAGCCTTCCCCGATGCAGGGGTATGGATGGGATAGCCTTTGAGGTATCAGTCCTACCTGCTTCTTCAGGTTATCAATCTCAGAACGCAGCCTCTGCATGGCCCTGTTCAGCTCGGAGATCTCCATCTTAGTAGTACGGAGGTCATCCCCACGTTGGCCAGCAGACCGCTGCAGCTCCTCATACTAGGAGGAAGAAGGGACTCTGGGTGAGGGAAGTGTGCAGCCCCCCAGGGATGGTCAGGCTGAATGGGGTGAGGGCTCTGGCTTCCCTGCACCCTCTAGACTTTCAGTGCACTGCTTGGAGGGTCCTGGATTGTCTCACCCTGCCCACTGAGTCCACTGACCCCATGTCTTGCTCTGGACTTGCTCTCCATTTCCATACATGTCAGCCGACAGTGGACACCTGTGgctcttcccccttttcctgcTCCtagtctctcttccctctcttctgttcCACGCATCTGAGCCCTCCCAGATCAGAATCACACACGTGAGGATGCTTTCTGATAGGGAATCTTCCTCCTCATACATTTGAAATGACACCAGAGCATACTGTCTCCATGACTCCTAGCTCAGAGTATCTACTGCAACTTGGGAAATATCATTCTGTGATctatatataaagtctttgtgCCCAGAGCCTTGGTTCTAGCTGGCTCCAGCTCTCTTTTTGCATCATCTGCCCTCTTCTTGAAGGCATTAGGCCTTGGTCTTGACCTTGCCCCTCCAGTTGGCATGGTGGCTATAGCTGATCACCTATACCTGTTTCTTTGATGTAAAGCTTTGGAGATATATGTCATCTGTCCTGGAAGGAGACCTGGCATTTCTGCCCATATCTGACTTTTCCCCTTGTTCCTGATGATTTTGGCCCTTGGTAATGCTCAGTACATATGTAAGCTCTAAGTTAAACTCAGGTACTTTGGTCCCCATTAGACACTGGAGAGGGAAGGCTCTTAACTTTTTTTTGCCTATGAAACCTCTAGTCCCCATGCCTAGGTAATTGGGTAGATCTTGGCACCTCACCTTGGTCTGGTACCAGGATTCAGCCTCTGCCCGGCTGCGGTTGGCAATGTCCTCATACTGGGCCTTGACCTCAGCGATGATGCTGTCCAGATCCAGGCTGCGGTTGTTGTCCATGGACAGGACCACAGAGGTCTCAGAGATTTGAGCCTGAAGCTGAGCCAGCTCCTGTGATTGAAACCAAAGAAGAGAGACGAGACAGgacattcatgcatgtgtataagtgtgtgcacatgtgtgcagtttttgtgcatgtgtgcagatatATGTaggagtgcatatgtgtgctttgGAGATGGTGATCCCCTGGGGTAGGCTCTGGCATGGAGGTTCTTGCAACTGTGCAGTGCAGCTCAATTCAGCTCTGAAGGGCTGGGAAGGATACTGGGAGACCGCTGAGTTTATAACTTCTCTTCAGTACCAGCACATCTACTCCTGAACCTATACCTGAGAGCATAACACAGGTAACTCTAGCTAGAATTCTCCAGAAGCCACTCCTGTTGTCCAGGAAGCCCACAGACTGTCAGGACTGTGATGTCTCACTCTCTGAAGAAGCCAAGCCCTTCACACTCAGCTGAGACCACACCTTGGGCAAGAAGCCTGAGTCAGAAGGGACCAGGCACCTCTCAATCCcatcctctccccccacccccatcccactgcCCTGTGCTGTGTTCTTTAGGAATGGGGCATAAAGATGAGCTAGAAACAGCAGAAGGGGCACCAGAGAAAAGTACAAAAAGCAGGGTCTTGATTATGTCTCTGGTGTTGTCCCTGCATCCCACAGAAGAGAACCCCGGTGCGCCATTAAAAACATGCCTTTAGGAGAGGCAGGCGATTGTCATAACTGGTTAGAAAGCACCAGCGGGCTAGGTGACTTCTGCTGATTGGCATAATTGCACTGATTTATTGTACTTTAAGAAGAACAGCAAGTGGGGTGGGACTTGGCAGGGCTGAGCTGAGCAGGGTGGGGCAGGGCTAAGTGAGCCGTAGCACTCAGACAGTTCTGTAGGAATCCATTGAATTTGGTGACGTGCAGATATTCTGTCTGTTCAACAGAACACACTTATTCTAATTATTCTGATTGGCCAAGATTGAGTTTTTCACCCTTGGAAACTTCTTGCTACTCCCCAGGAACCTCACTTTTTCCCCCCTTAAAAGACCAGGATCTGCTCCAAGAATCACAATCCACAGATGGTTTTGGGGGCAGAGAGGAGGTCAGGAAAGAGACGGCAGCTTGTGTGCCCCTCCTCCAGTGCTCCCAGCCTCCAGCCCTCCAGACAGGGTATGGGGTCTCACCGCCTCATAGAAAGCTCTCAGGAAGTTGATCTCATCCATGAGGGCATCCACCTTGGCCTCTAGCTCCACCTTGTTCATGTAGGCAGCATCCACGTCCTGGGCACAGAGCATGAGATCATTCTAGGTCCTACCCTTCCTGGGTTGCCTAATAACCTCTGGAAATTACCTCTGAAGCCAGTGGGACAGCTTCAGCTCTCCAGGAAGCACTTGCCTTTCCCGAATGCTATCAagtggcactggagagatgggagGTCCACGTAGTATGACCTTCAGGAGTGCCTGTCTGCTGCTCATCAGATAGGCTCTCCTATGCAAGGGTCTCCTATGTCCCTTTCCAAGGCAAGGATGCTCCATCCTGGGTCAGAGGCTCCCATTGCCTATGAACTCTTCAAGCCTCTCCCCGAAGACTGCATAGCCTCTCTCCTCACGTCTCTGTCCAttccatttcccttcccttctcctctgagctgctgctccattctttccttctttcttccttccttccttctttcctttcttttttttgattaaagatttatttattattattctaagtacactgtaaatgccttcagatgcaccagaggagggcatcagatctcattataggtgtttgtgagtcaccatgtggttgctgggatttgaaccctaaccctaaccctaaccctaaccctaaccctaaccctaaccctaactcaggactttcagaagagcagtcagtgctcttaaccgctgagccatctctccagcccccattcttTCTTTAGTATAATccttggaggttttttttttccttcttcactcTGCCATTCTCAAAGCAGGGCAGCCAGACCTCTAGACTTCCATTGCCTAATCTTCCTACAGCCCTGCCTAAAGATCGGTTTTGTGTCCTGGATTCTGAGCTGAGGACCAGACCCAGGTGCTCTTCCCTCATTCTACATTGCCCTGTGCAAGGAGAGAGGCTGGTGCCACAACTCACACAGCTTGGACATGGGAGCCCTGGATCCTGACCAGCTTCTAACTACCTCTGGACAACAAACTGAACCTCCCCAGACCTCATTGTCCTCATACTTAAAGTCAGACATGCCTCCAGGAAAACCACAGGCTTCAGTGAAAGTTCCACCTCCCCCAGGAACCCACCGCCAGTTTGA
Coding sequences within:
- the LOC116080120 gene encoding keratin, type II cytoskeletal cochleal-like, whose amino-acid sequence is MTQRSSVTIKSGGTRNFSASSASLLPGCRPGFSSVSVSQSGKSFGGGMGSGFGTRSLHSFGGNKRISIGGGYRSSRASFGGAACGLGVSSIGYRVGGAYGGYGFGGGMAPGAGGIHEVTVNQSLLTPLHLEIDPSLQRVRKEEREQIKTLNNKFASFIDKVRFLEQQNKVLETKWSLLQEHKTTRTNLEPMFEAYITNLKRQLECLGGERGRLETELKNMQDVVEDFKNKYEEEIHRRTAAENEFVVLKKDVDAAYMNKVELEAKVDALMDEINFLRAFYEAELAQLQAQISETSVVLSMDNNRSLDLDSIIAEVKAQYEDIANRSRAEAESWYQTKYEELQRSAGQRGDDLRTTKMEISELNRAMQRLRSEIDNLKKQCATLQASIADAEQRGELALKDAKNKLAELEDALQKAKQDMARQLREYQELMNVKLALDIEIATYRKLLEGEECRLTGEGVGAVNISVVSSSGGTGYSGGGGLCVSGGGYSGGGYSGSGLCYGGGGSGGFSSTSGRSVSGSSSSMRIVSKTSSTKKSYRS